Proteins from a genomic interval of Candidatus Dormiibacterota bacterium:
- a CDS encoding TonB-dependent receptor has product MRIVAVATVLVGNLFLTLTPAYAGTTGLLHGFVTNSVSNAPVADVAVTATAPTGTYKAVTDAKGFYSIAGVYADTYTVSFAKAGFQPQSVTGVTVFADQSQTLNLAMTKSLTTIAKVVATSEGSAFKPRQTTDTYTVTQAQITNLQGSTLNLSESNLLTSLPGVGYDSSGYPVIHGGRENEEGFEFEGIPYTDAFTNQFVNTLALPGAGISSAQLTPGVGDASVQSNGTGVINLVAQRGTYPGFSNLEFRVGGPGFSHAFNGAISTASANGHISEYAAFAGAQTSPQFGDAKYPANLVGTGTQTLLETDREFLNNLIFRFGKDNNQSVQLFADIAQHNFFQSYGGLNGWCFASCNPFFTGFYGPVYGLTNTQLGNLSGLYPGQAYEAQTLASAANRAPNTYYQPNETYKLAYTLSINPSTYLSMDAYSVNSVSTFDFPTGGQNILGVGDLNLLQGGHRLGGEIKLQKQLNEKNLVEAGYEYNWLHPVYQFNSQGYAFFADIIGSNALAPYDFISPTDPNCPLGPGGCGYAYQAFGANPPAQLQLPLFSQLSDMNRQDQSFYLTDKIDVNNNLTAHVGFRVENSRYIGFPTPQLLSNCTFLYNPASAPANPNYNPANPAVTGNCPYTPNFSNITSGMTKPSVFEPRLGISLRVAPHTALRATYERAASMPILSFVDAVVNQGAYSPYAGLASNIPGPACGIAPYLVPCANYAQQTYWAYQNFNGVPYQPILPMTSNNYEITLEHQFTKGALNGVAVSISPWTRHQYDTTASVSQPLLNASGQPLVFGGVVQTGPATQTNLGKEYANGVDVQITKDARYGLSGQLAMSYINEFSSVIPTSPSEDFFPSIPYSSVAAGDVYRVGFVSPFQATLGLTYKTKNGWNFNPRLQFDDGYPIGNGTLTANFVNGVAINVPNTDVLTGSAANSSGIGPVYYVDPLNPGSVLKPNIIANRGNAETSSAGGKLTKPDLFANFTISYTPPHANYTVGFDVENLFDRIYGGPLNPSFNNRYQPVATGISGPLTGYSVVPAAYTTPYANPQYLSAFGGNNVFTNFPNQQGRSFYFYLSTKV; this is encoded by the coding sequence ATGAGGATCGTGGCTGTCGCCACCGTCCTTGTTGGCAATCTGTTCCTCACGCTTACACCAGCCTACGCCGGCACGACCGGCCTCTTACACGGTTTCGTCACAAATAGCGTCTCGAACGCGCCTGTCGCCGACGTGGCCGTCACGGCCACCGCTCCGACGGGAACGTATAAGGCCGTGACCGATGCCAAGGGCTTCTATTCAATCGCCGGCGTTTACGCGGACACCTATACGGTCTCGTTCGCTAAGGCCGGCTTTCAGCCGCAGAGCGTTACCGGCGTGACGGTCTTCGCCGATCAGTCGCAAACACTCAACCTCGCGATGACCAAATCGCTCACGACGATCGCGAAGGTCGTCGCAACGAGCGAGGGCAGCGCCTTCAAGCCGCGTCAAACGACCGACACCTATACGGTCACGCAGGCGCAGATCACGAACCTTCAGGGATCCACGCTCAATCTGAGCGAGTCGAATCTCCTCACGTCGCTGCCCGGCGTGGGCTATGATTCGAGCGGTTACCCCGTCATTCACGGCGGCCGCGAGAACGAAGAGGGCTTCGAATTCGAAGGCATTCCCTACACCGATGCGTTCACGAACCAGTTCGTCAATACGCTGGCCCTTCCGGGAGCCGGCATTTCGTCAGCACAGTTGACGCCGGGCGTCGGCGACGCATCGGTGCAGAGCAACGGTACGGGCGTGATCAATCTGGTAGCGCAGCGCGGAACCTATCCGGGATTCTCCAACTTGGAGTTCCGAGTGGGCGGCCCCGGCTTTAGCCACGCGTTTAACGGCGCGATCAGCACCGCATCGGCGAACGGCCATATTTCGGAGTACGCCGCATTCGCCGGAGCGCAAACCTCTCCGCAATTCGGCGACGCGAAATATCCGGCAAACCTCGTCGGTACGGGCACGCAAACGCTGCTCGAAACCGATCGCGAGTTTCTCAATAACCTCATCTTTCGCTTTGGCAAGGACAACAACCAATCGGTTCAGCTCTTCGCCGATATCGCCCAGCATAATTTCTTCCAGTCCTACGGTGGCCTCAACGGATGGTGCTTTGCTAGTTGCAATCCGTTCTTCACTGGCTTCTATGGGCCGGTGTATGGGCTCACCAATACGCAACTGGGGAACCTCTCTGGGCTCTATCCCGGCCAAGCGTATGAAGCGCAAACCCTCGCCTCAGCGGCAAACCGCGCTCCGAATACGTACTACCAGCCGAACGAGACGTATAAGCTCGCCTATACGCTCAGCATCAATCCATCGACATATCTCTCGATGGATGCCTACAGCGTCAACTCGGTTTCAACGTTCGACTTCCCAACCGGTGGCCAAAATATTCTAGGCGTAGGTGACCTCAATCTCCTACAGGGCGGTCACCGTCTAGGCGGCGAGATCAAACTACAGAAGCAGCTCAATGAAAAGAATCTCGTGGAAGCGGGATATGAATACAATTGGCTGCATCCGGTCTATCAATTCAACTCCCAGGGTTACGCGTTCTTCGCAGATATTATTGGCTCGAACGCGCTGGCTCCGTACGATTTCATCAGCCCGACCGATCCGAACTGCCCGCTCGGGCCGGGCGGGTGCGGTTACGCGTATCAGGCATTCGGCGCGAACCCACCGGCGCAACTCCAACTACCGCTATTCTCGCAGCTGAGCGACATGAACCGTCAAGACCAGTCGTTCTATCTGACCGATAAGATCGACGTAAACAACAATCTGACGGCGCACGTCGGCTTCCGCGTGGAGAACAGCCGTTATATCGGGTTCCCAACGCCGCAGTTGCTCTCGAATTGTACGTTCTTGTACAATCCCGCGTCGGCTCCGGCAAACCCGAACTACAACCCGGCAAACCCGGCCGTGACCGGCAACTGCCCGTACACCCCGAACTTCAGCAACATCACCAGCGGTATGACGAAACCCAGCGTTTTTGAGCCGCGCCTGGGCATTTCGCTCCGGGTCGCACCGCACACCGCGCTCAGAGCCACCTACGAACGCGCGGCGTCCATGCCGATTCTCTCGTTCGTCGACGCCGTCGTAAACCAAGGCGCATATAGCCCTTACGCCGGCCTGGCCTCGAATATCCCCGGCCCCGCTTGCGGCATCGCTCCCTATCTCGTGCCGTGCGCGAACTACGCGCAGCAAACATACTGGGCATACCAAAACTTCAACGGCGTACCCTATCAGCCGATTCTCCCGATGACCTCGAATAACTACGAGATCACGCTGGAGCATCAGTTCACCAAGGGCGCGCTCAACGGCGTTGCGGTGAGCATCTCGCCGTGGACGCGCCACCAATACGACACCACGGCAAGCGTTTCGCAGCCGCTGCTCAACGCGAGCGGCCAGCCGCTCGTCTTTGGCGGCGTCGTGCAGACGGGCCCCGCAACGCAAACCAATCTTGGTAAAGAGTACGCCAACGGCGTGGACGTACAAATCACCAAGGACGCGCGCTACGGACTCTCGGGACAACTCGCGATGTCGTACATCAATGAGTTTTCGAGCGTCATCCCAACCTCTCCGAGCGAGGACTTCTTCCCGAGCATTCCGTACTCTTCGGTTGCCGCTGGAGACGTTTACCGCGTCGGCTTCGTCTCGCCGTTCCAAGCGACGCTCGGACTCACGTACAAGACGAAGAACGGCTGGAACTTCAATCCACGCCTGCAATTCGACGATGGATATCCGATCGGCAACGGCACGCTAACGGCGAACTTCGTCAACGGTGTGGCTATCAACGTTCCCAATACCGACGTCCTTACCGGGAGCGCCGCGAATTCATCCGGCATCGGCCCCGTGTATTACGTCGACCCGCTCAACCCGGGCTCGGTACTCAAACCCAACATCATTGCGAACCGCGGAAATGCCGAAACGTCATCCGCCGGCGGAAAGCTCACCAAACCCGATCTGTTCGCCAACTTCACGATCAGCTATACGCCGCCGCACGCCAATTACACGGTTGGCTTCGACGTAGAGAACCTGTTCGATCGCATCTACGGCGGGCCGCTGAACCCGTCGTTTAACAATCGCTATCAGCCCGTGGCCACCGGCATCTCCGGCCCGTTGACCGGATACTCGGTGGTACCCGCGGCCTACACGACGCCCTACGCGAATCCGCAATATCTCAGCGCATTCGGCGGAAACAACGTCTTTACGAATTTCCCGAACCAACAAGGGCGTTCGTTCTACTTCTACCTGTCAACGAAAGTCTAG